The Vibrio pomeroyi genome window below encodes:
- the csrD gene encoding RNase E specificity factor CsrD, which produces MRYTPTLKLSTRLVAFVTVIVISAMFILFIGGTLSFKRIGQEYLDHYLVGIVDVVDKEMEDPDAAYSMQRWMPKMLQASNIVEMKLSNKTGIVYRFKDTSPQIDPNRLYEKSFTLERNEGYQIEFKALPPYIGYNYSIEAMWSITLAVALIIFCLARGVRWLKEQLMGSEMLEERGRMILAGQVEAHARGDEREWPFTASEALDVLIEELKDARQERSRFDTFIRTHTFLDKLTGTANRVLFDNKLESALHESGARGGVLLIRIDEWEQVRDANDKQVTDGFIIEVGEVLSNIVQRYPDVIFSRYYEADFAVFIPHQGAKDIATLAAQCLRQLDKLTPPEPLESDNWCHIGVTMYTEGERHSQIMDETETALKSAQLERINNWSRYPKQNKNELDRGSVRWRTLLDKALLPENLVIFAQRCYLMPESGQANELHREIFTRIQDPDKGLLKSSRFMPAVEQVGYQAQMDQSVLKVLLKSLKESTQSINYSVNLNVTPFASKQHFKWFRSELLQLSAQHRSQLAFEFPEGHLIAHLDYMRPVAKMLRGLGCKVIVGQAGRTIVSTHYIKDLKVNYIKLHRSLIKKIDQRHENQLFVRSLIGACGDSPTQVIAVGVETKQEKNTLIELGINGYQGRYFDEEQQIIPLPHQGEKTVKAESVVKVGRRNRWRKSSS; this is translated from the coding sequence ATGAGATATACCCCCACGCTAAAATTGAGCACCCGATTGGTCGCATTTGTCACGGTGATAGTTATCAGTGCGATGTTCATTCTTTTTATAGGTGGCACCCTTTCGTTCAAGCGCATCGGGCAGGAATATTTAGACCATTATTTGGTGGGAATAGTCGACGTTGTAGATAAAGAGATGGAAGATCCAGATGCTGCGTACTCAATGCAGCGTTGGATGCCTAAGATGTTGCAGGCTAGCAATATCGTTGAGATGAAACTCTCAAATAAGACGGGCATTGTTTACCGCTTCAAAGATACTTCTCCACAAATTGATCCGAATCGCCTCTATGAGAAAAGCTTCACGTTAGAGCGTAATGAAGGTTACCAAATCGAATTCAAAGCATTGCCTCCTTATATTGGTTACAACTACTCAATAGAAGCGATGTGGTCGATTACTTTAGCGGTTGCTTTGATCATCTTCTGTTTGGCTCGTGGTGTTCGATGGTTGAAAGAGCAATTAATGGGCTCTGAAATGTTGGAAGAGCGCGGAAGGATGATCCTTGCAGGGCAAGTTGAAGCGCATGCCAGAGGCGATGAGCGAGAGTGGCCCTTTACGGCAAGTGAAGCACTCGATGTGTTAATTGAAGAGCTGAAAGATGCACGCCAAGAGCGTAGCCGTTTTGATACCTTCATTCGTACTCATACTTTCTTAGATAAACTTACTGGTACAGCCAACCGAGTGCTATTCGATAACAAGCTTGAATCGGCACTGCATGAAAGTGGCGCTCGTGGTGGTGTGTTGTTAATTCGTATCGATGAGTGGGAACAAGTTCGTGATGCCAATGACAAGCAAGTGACCGACGGCTTTATTATTGAAGTCGGTGAAGTCTTATCGAATATCGTTCAGCGCTACCCTGATGTTATTTTCTCTCGTTATTACGAAGCCGACTTTGCGGTATTTATCCCGCATCAGGGAGCAAAAGATATTGCGACCTTGGCAGCTCAATGTTTAAGGCAGTTAGATAAGCTAACCCCACCGGAGCCATTAGAGTCGGATAACTGGTGCCATATCGGTGTGACCATGTATACCGAGGGTGAGCGTCATAGCCAGATTATGGATGAAACGGAAACCGCACTAAAGAGTGCCCAGTTGGAACGTATTAACAACTGGAGCCGTTATCCTAAACAGAATAAAAATGAGCTTGATAGAGGCAGCGTCCGTTGGAGAACATTACTCGATAAAGCCCTGCTTCCTGAAAATTTGGTAATCTTTGCTCAGCGGTGTTACCTTATGCCGGAATCTGGTCAAGCTAATGAATTACATAGAGAAATATTCACTAGAATTCAGGATCCTGACAAAGGTTTATTGAAATCGTCTCGATTTATGCCTGCGGTAGAGCAAGTGGGTTATCAAGCTCAAATGGACCAATCCGTGTTGAAGGTTTTGTTGAAATCTTTGAAAGAATCAACTCAATCGATTAACTACTCAGTGAACCTGAATGTCACTCCGTTTGCGAGTAAACAGCATTTTAAGTGGTTTAGGAGCGAGTTATTACAGCTCTCAGCTCAACATCGATCTCAGCTGGCTTTTGAATTTCCAGAAGGTCACCTTATTGCTCATCTTGATTATATGAGACCGGTGGCAAAGATGCTGCGAGGATTAGGGTGTAAAGTCATTGTTGGCCAAGCTGGGCGAACCATAGTTAGCACGCACTACATAAAGGATTTGAAGGTTAATTATATTAAGCTTCATCGGAGCTTAATTAAGAAAATCGATCAAAGGCATGAGAACCAGCTGTTTGTCCGAAGTTTAATAGGGGCATGCGGTGATTCTCCAACCCAAGTTATCGCGGTTGGGGTCGAGACAAAACAAGAAAAGAATACCTTGATAGAGTTAGGCATTAACGGCTATCAAGGGAGATATTTCGACGAAGAGCAACAAATTATTCCTTTGCCTCACCAAGGTGAAAAGACAGTGAAAGCTGAATCTGTTGTTAAAGTTGGTCGAAGAAATCGATGGCGTAAGAGTAGTAGTTAA
- a CDS encoding MSHA biogenesis protein MshK encodes MARTLLLSLLFSSSLVWAEQDPTAPLGWLSPQQKTAPAKKAPVQYRLPSLESIVCKGDTPCYAIMNGQILGQGETIRGYRVKNIDPEYVTLQRSSKQWKLEMFSLDVKNN; translated from the coding sequence GTGGCTAGAACTCTATTGTTGTCCTTGCTGTTTAGTAGTTCCCTTGTGTGGGCTGAGCAAGATCCAACGGCGCCATTAGGTTGGCTTTCACCTCAACAAAAAACAGCGCCAGCTAAAAAGGCGCCAGTTCAATATCGCTTACCGTCTCTAGAGAGCATTGTTTGCAAGGGGGATACACCTTGTTATGCGATTATGAATGGTCAGATTCTCGGTCAAGGGGAAACGATCAGAGGGTACCGAGTTAAGAACATAGATCCAGAATACGTCACTCTGCAGAGAAGCTCTAAGCAGTGGAAATTAGAGATGTTCTCTTTAGATGTTAAGAATAATTAA
- the uvrA gene encoding excinuclease ABC subunit UvrA has product MDKIEIRGARTHNLKDVNLTIPRDKLTVITGLSGSGKSSLAFDTLYAEGQRRYVESLSAYARQFLSLMEKPDVDHIEGLSPAISIEQKSTSHNPRSTVGTITEVYDYLRLLYARVGEPRCPDHNIPLAAQTISQMVDKVLELPAGSKMMLLAPIVKERKGEHVKTLENLAAQGFIRARIDGETCDLSDPPALELHKKHTIEVVVDRFKVRPDLQQRLAESFETTLELSGGIAVVGWMDETDQEEIVFSANFACPKCGYSMQELEPRLFSFNNPAGACGTCDGLGVQQYFDPSRVILDENLSIAEGAIKGWDQKNYYYFQMLTSLSEHYGFDLFAPFNSLPKKTQEIILKGSGRTEVEFKYINDRGDIRVKRHPFEGILNTLERRYRDTESSSVREDLAKYISTKSCSSCDGTRLRLEARNVFIGDTTLPEIVELSIADALQFFQELKLDGQRGQIADKVMKEINDRLHFLVNVGLNYLNLSRSAETLSGGEAQRIRLASQIGAGLVGVMYVLDEPSIGLHQRDNERLLQTLVHLRDLGNTVLVVEHDEDAIRCADHVIDIGPGAGVHGGHVVAEGTMQDIIDNPNSLTGQYLSGVKEIEVPKQRTPIDKKKVVEIVGATGNNLKNVTATIPVGLFSCITGVSGSGKSTLINDTFFKVAHTQLNGATTAVPAKHKKIKGLEHFDKVIDIDQSPIGRTPRSNPATYTGIFTPIRELFAGTQESRSRGYKAGRFSFNVRGGRCEACQGDGVIKVEMHFLPDVYVPCDVCKGKRYNRETLEVRYKGKTIDEVLEMTVEDAREFFNPVPVIARKLQTLMDVGLSYIRLGQAATTLSGGEAQRVKLARELSKRDTGKTLYILDEPTTGLHFHDIQQLLTVLHRLRDHGNTVVVIEHNLDVVKTADWILDLGPEGGQGGGEIVAEGTPEDVALVEGSHTARFLKPMLNLN; this is encoded by the coding sequence ATGGATAAAATAGAAATTAGAGGCGCTCGTACGCATAACCTCAAAGACGTTAACCTAACGATTCCCCGTGATAAACTCACGGTTATCACCGGGTTATCCGGTTCAGGAAAGTCGTCACTTGCGTTTGATACTCTCTACGCAGAAGGGCAACGTCGCTATGTTGAGTCTTTGTCTGCCTACGCTCGCCAATTTCTATCTCTTATGGAAAAACCCGATGTAGACCACATCGAAGGTTTATCTCCGGCTATCTCGATAGAGCAAAAATCGACGTCTCATAATCCTCGCTCAACCGTAGGTACCATTACCGAAGTCTATGATTACCTGAGACTACTTTATGCTCGAGTGGGCGAACCTCGCTGTCCAGATCACAATATTCCTCTTGCCGCGCAAACTATCAGCCAAATGGTGGACAAGGTACTAGAGTTACCTGCAGGCTCAAAGATGATGTTACTGGCGCCGATCGTTAAAGAGCGCAAAGGCGAACATGTAAAAACACTTGAGAACTTAGCCGCTCAAGGTTTTATTCGCGCGCGTATTGATGGTGAAACTTGTGACCTATCCGATCCACCAGCACTAGAACTTCATAAGAAACACACGATAGAAGTGGTGGTTGACCGATTTAAGGTTCGCCCTGATCTACAGCAACGCTTGGCTGAATCGTTTGAAACAACACTGGAGCTATCTGGCGGTATTGCAGTTGTTGGCTGGATGGACGAAACAGATCAAGAAGAGATCGTGTTCTCAGCAAACTTCGCTTGTCCCAAGTGTGGTTACAGCATGCAAGAGCTTGAGCCTCGCTTGTTCTCATTCAACAACCCAGCAGGCGCATGTGGTACGTGTGATGGACTTGGTGTTCAACAGTATTTTGACCCAAGTCGAGTGATTTTAGATGAGAACCTAAGCATTGCTGAAGGTGCGATTAAAGGTTGGGATCAAAAGAACTACTACTATTTTCAGATGCTAACATCACTGTCAGAGCATTATGGTTTCGATCTGTTTGCGCCGTTTAACTCTCTACCCAAGAAGACTCAAGAGATCATTCTCAAAGGCTCCGGTCGCACTGAAGTTGAATTCAAATACATCAATGATCGTGGTGATATCCGCGTTAAGCGTCACCCGTTTGAAGGTATTTTAAATACGCTAGAGCGCCGTTACCGTGATACGGAATCAAGTTCAGTTCGAGAAGATCTTGCTAAATACATCTCAACGAAGTCATGCTCAAGCTGTGACGGTACTCGCCTGAGATTAGAAGCTCGAAATGTATTTATCGGCGATACAACACTGCCTGAAATCGTTGAGCTCAGCATTGCTGATGCACTGCAATTTTTCCAAGAGTTGAAATTAGACGGTCAGCGTGGACAGATCGCTGATAAAGTGATGAAAGAGATCAATGACCGCCTACATTTCTTGGTTAACGTTGGTTTGAACTACCTTAATCTATCACGCAGTGCTGAAACTCTGTCTGGCGGCGAAGCACAACGAATTCGTCTAGCAAGTCAAATCGGTGCTGGTTTAGTGGGTGTTATGTATGTATTGGATGAGCCGTCAATTGGCCTCCACCAGCGTGATAATGAACGTCTACTGCAAACCTTGGTTCACTTGAGAGACTTAGGCAATACGGTGCTTGTTGTAGAACATGACGAAGATGCTATTCGCTGTGCTGACCATGTCATCGATATCGGCCCGGGCGCTGGGGTTCACGGTGGACATGTCGTGGCAGAAGGCACCATGCAAGACATCATCGACAACCCGAACTCTTTAACCGGCCAATATCTAAGTGGCGTAAAAGAGATTGAAGTACCAAAACAACGAACACCAATCGACAAGAAGAAAGTCGTAGAGATCGTTGGAGCGACAGGCAACAACCTTAAAAATGTCACTGCAACCATTCCTGTGGGACTATTTAGTTGTATTACGGGTGTGTCGGGTTCAGGTAAATCGACACTGATTAACGACACCTTCTTCAAAGTCGCTCACACTCAACTTAATGGTGCAACCACAGCAGTACCGGCAAAACATAAAAAGATTAAAGGGTTAGAGCATTTCGATAAGGTAATCGATATTGATCAAAGCCCAATAGGACGCACACCAAGATCAAACCCTGCAACCTATACTGGAATCTTCACTCCTATTCGTGAACTGTTTGCCGGCACACAAGAGTCACGTTCACGCGGTTACAAAGCGGGAAGGTTCAGCTTTAACGTGCGTGGCGGACGCTGTGAAGCATGTCAGGGCGATGGTGTTATCAAAGTAGAAATGCACTTCTTACCGGATGTGTATGTACCGTGTGATGTATGTAAAGGTAAGCGCTACAACCGTGAAACACTAGAAGTTCGTTACAAGGGTAAAACCATTGACGAAGTTCTTGAGATGACTGTTGAAGATGCGCGTGAGTTCTTTAATCCAGTTCCAGTGATTGCACGTAAACTGCAAACATTAATGGATGTGGGTCTTTCTTACATTCGCTTAGGCCAAGCGGCAACCACCTTATCTGGCGGTGAAGCACAACGTGTTAAATTAGCTCGCGAGCTGTCTAAACGAGATACAGGCAAAACCTTATACATTCTCGATGAACCAACAACAGGTCTTCATTTCCACGATATCCAGCAACTATTAACCGTGCTGCATCGACTACGTGATCACGGCAACACTGTTGTAGTCATTGAGCACAATCTAGATGTCGTAAAAACAGCTGACTGGATCTTAGATTTAGGTCCAGAAGGCGGACAAGGCGGTGGTGAGATTGTTGCAGAGGGTACACCTGAAGATGTGGCACTAGTCGAAGGTTCACATACTGCTCGCTTCCTTAAGCCTATGTTAAATTTAAACTAG
- the pilO gene encoding type 4a pilus biogenesis protein PilO: MQQWNQLSDKFLALSQREKWLLFVCGFVGLSMLVFTLLVEPAYLDLQAKNAKSMSLMQSNQRQQGELLVLQAKLNKDPDKEINIEYKKLLVESQDLSLQLSEIVDGLISPSQMSQLLESVLNAGHGLKLESLESLKPEAISNNKETSEYSGYFLHPVRMELTGSYFDISAYLQALESLPVSYYWRTFEYSVEEYPKARLVFEVYTLGTRQEFIGG; this comes from the coding sequence ATGCAGCAGTGGAACCAGCTGAGCGATAAATTTCTTGCATTAAGCCAAAGAGAAAAATGGCTACTTTTCGTGTGTGGCTTTGTCGGTTTATCGATGCTTGTATTCACCTTATTGGTTGAACCTGCATATCTCGATTTACAAGCGAAAAACGCTAAATCGATGAGCCTGATGCAGTCAAACCAAAGGCAACAAGGTGAGCTACTTGTTCTTCAAGCAAAGTTGAACAAAGACCCAGACAAAGAAATTAATATCGAGTACAAAAAGCTATTAGTAGAAAGCCAAGACCTTTCGCTTCAACTGTCAGAGATTGTCGATGGACTGATCTCGCCTTCTCAAATGTCACAGTTATTGGAAAGTGTTCTCAATGCGGGCCATGGACTTAAGCTGGAATCCTTGGAATCACTAAAACCAGAAGCGATTTCAAATAACAAAGAGACTAGCGAGTACTCAGGCTACTTTCTTCACCCTGTGAGAATGGAACTAACAGGCAGCTATTTTGATATTTCAGCTTACCTTCAAGCCCTTGAGTCTCTTCCTGTGAGTTATTACTGGCGCACATTTGAGTATTCAGTAGAAGAATATCCTAAAGCTCGACTTGTGTTCGAGGTTTACACACTTGGTACCAGACAGGAGTTTATCGGTGGCTAG
- a CDS encoding MSHA biogenesis protein MshI, with product MNFKAILDKIKPTNNKGSSQVVMLGNDTVYISSTEQESQVTNIPVVNGDWESALKKSLNSEAFTSSSLQLIVCANYYQTYQIDKPDIPESEWSVALPFLLKDLVAERVTEITASAVALPTSNKLQVYVLPKKLLDKLLNITNSAQVELKGIAPEDEIWGYSAGELSNFILLQRSSNSHFKLGAFVENTVCFQRTIRSVVPPLTGVASSALQLDGLALELQRSIDYLSSQIKGTQLHQLKICCDEEDEAELQSALNNTLSSTVSLLVEGERENSESLLVKLAAEKDAFNVNLYPEHLKPKKEYFTLTNVVASWGLVCALLIGGYFVMQYQISNLDEELTALQHDSNQVNKQVNQLKSKLTEHKPSPEKVAAVARLKREIQAKKEALKAVGQYDESQQVGYSGVMNSLATLGRNDISLSHIYMTHDTLDLSGLARNANVVPNWIGQFKNELNLVGRTFEKLKIGRNDQDVVTFELSTRRESK from the coding sequence ATGAATTTTAAAGCGATTTTAGACAAGATAAAGCCAACGAATAATAAAGGCAGCTCGCAAGTTGTTATGTTGGGCAATGATACTGTTTATATTTCATCGACAGAGCAAGAATCTCAAGTCACTAACATCCCCGTAGTAAATGGGGACTGGGAAAGTGCACTAAAAAAATCGCTTAACAGTGAGGCTTTTACCAGCAGTAGCCTTCAATTGATAGTCTGTGCTAACTATTACCAAACTTACCAAATTGATAAACCGGACATTCCAGAGAGTGAGTGGTCGGTTGCCTTGCCTTTTTTATTGAAAGATCTTGTCGCTGAAAGAGTGACTGAGATTACGGCAAGTGCGGTCGCACTGCCGACATCAAACAAACTGCAAGTGTATGTTTTACCTAAAAAACTGTTAGATAAGCTTTTAAACATTACTAACTCAGCGCAAGTAGAGCTTAAAGGTATTGCTCCTGAAGATGAAATCTGGGGCTATAGTGCCGGCGAACTCTCTAATTTCATACTTCTACAACGCAGCTCAAATTCACACTTTAAGTTGGGTGCGTTTGTTGAGAATACAGTTTGCTTCCAAAGAACGATTCGCAGTGTGGTTCCACCTTTAACGGGTGTTGCATCCAGCGCACTGCAGTTAGATGGCCTTGCTTTAGAACTCCAGCGTTCGATTGACTACCTTTCTTCTCAAATCAAAGGCACTCAACTTCATCAGCTAAAAATCTGTTGTGATGAAGAGGATGAGGCAGAACTACAAAGTGCGTTAAACAATACACTGAGCTCAACGGTTTCTTTACTGGTTGAAGGTGAGCGCGAAAACTCTGAAAGTTTGTTGGTTAAGCTCGCTGCTGAAAAAGATGCGTTTAACGTCAATCTTTACCCTGAACACCTCAAGCCGAAAAAAGAATATTTCACATTAACGAATGTGGTCGCGAGTTGGGGACTTGTCTGTGCCCTGCTTATTGGCGGTTACTTTGTGATGCAATACCAAATATCGAATTTGGACGAAGAACTAACAGCTTTGCAACATGACTCCAATCAAGTTAACAAGCAAGTTAACCAGTTGAAGAGTAAGTTAACTGAGCATAAACCGTCTCCGGAGAAAGTCGCCGCCGTTGCCCGTCTCAAACGTGAGATACAAGCAAAAAAAGAGGCGTTAAAGGCCGTTGGGCAATACGACGAATCCCAGCAAGTCGGGTATTCTGGCGTCATGAATTCCCTAGCTACATTAGGCCGAAATGACATCTCTCTTTCGCACATCTATATGACTCACGATACTTTAGATCTTAGTGGTTTAGCTCGTAACGCTAATGTCGTTCCAAACTGGATTGGTCAGTTTAAAAATGAACTTAATTTGGTCGGCCGCACCTTCGAAAAACTTAAAATAGGTCGCAATGATCAAGATGTGGTGACGTTCGAGTTAAGTACTCGCAGGGAGAGTAAATAA
- the galU gene encoding UTP--glucose-1-phosphate uridylyltransferase GalU, which yields MIKKCLFPAAGYGTRFLPATKSMPKEMMPVVNKPLIEYGVEEAIEAGMDGMCIVTGRGKHSIMDHFDKNYELEHQISGTNKEDLLVNIRETIEAANFTYIRQREMKGLGHAILTGRELVGDEPFAVVLADDLCVNEQQGVLAQMVALYKQFRCSIVAVQEVPDEETHKYGVISGEMIKDDLFRVDDMVEKPEQGTAPSNLAIIGRYILTPDIFELIEQTEPGKGGEIQITDALLKQAKAGCVLAYKFKGQRFDCGSVEGYIEATNYCFENLYKKDQKQIELGKHSTKKEA from the coding sequence ATGATCAAAAAGTGCCTTTTCCCGGCAGCTGGCTACGGTACACGTTTTTTACCAGCAACTAAGTCAATGCCGAAAGAAATGATGCCAGTTGTGAACAAGCCGCTGATTGAATACGGCGTAGAAGAAGCAATCGAAGCTGGTATGGACGGAATGTGTATTGTTACTGGCCGCGGTAAGCACTCAATCATGGATCACTTCGATAAGAACTACGAGCTTGAGCATCAGATCAGCGGTACCAATAAAGAAGACCTTCTCGTTAATATCCGTGAAACGATTGAAGCAGCAAACTTCACTTACATTCGTCAACGCGAGATGAAAGGTTTAGGTCACGCAATCTTGACGGGCCGTGAGCTTGTGGGTGATGAACCATTCGCAGTTGTGCTTGCCGATGACCTTTGTGTGAACGAGCAGCAAGGCGTACTGGCTCAAATGGTTGCACTATACAAGCAGTTCCGCTGCTCTATCGTTGCAGTACAAGAAGTACCTGACGAAGAAACACACAAGTACGGTGTTATCTCTGGCGAGATGATCAAAGACGATCTTTTCCGTGTCGATGACATGGTCGAGAAACCTGAACAAGGTACAGCACCAAGCAACCTAGCGATCATTGGTCGCTATATTCTGACTCCAGATATCTTTGAGCTGATCGAACAGACTGAACCGGGTAAAGGCGGCGAGATCCAAATTACCGATGCATTGCTTAAACAAGCAAAAGCGGGCTGTGTATTGGCTTATAAATTTAAAGGCCAACGTTTTGATTGTGGTAGTGTTGAAGGCTACATCGAAGCAACAAACTACTGCTTTGAGAACCTATACAAGAAAGACCAAAAGCAGATCGAGTTGGGTAAACACTCAACAAAGAAAGAAGCATAA
- a CDS encoding LuxR C-terminal-related transcriptional regulator, whose protein sequence is MRKSRYARTLHFLCIDPSDTYLHVKEIEKHLSIILYKMTPDDLMLVDRKQSNRILLVDYREVPQLLIICPNLTVMWKNHEIILFNVPQQLPTSELLTYGVLKGLFYNTDKKDKIAHGLQEVIDGDNWLPRKVTNQLLFYYRNMVNTNTTPTNVDLTIREIQVIRCLQSGSSNTQIADDLFISEFTVKSHLYQIFRKLAVKNRVQAIAWANQNLLA, encoded by the coding sequence ATGAGAAAATCTCGATACGCTCGCACTTTACACTTTCTGTGCATCGACCCGAGTGACACTTACCTACATGTAAAAGAGATAGAAAAACACTTATCCATCATTCTCTACAAAATGACTCCGGACGACTTAATGCTAGTCGACAGAAAGCAGAGTAACCGCATCCTGCTTGTCGACTATAGGGAGGTACCACAACTACTTATTATCTGTCCCAACCTAACCGTGATGTGGAAAAACCATGAGATCATTTTATTCAATGTTCCACAACAGCTGCCGACTTCAGAGCTTCTAACCTACGGTGTATTAAAAGGTCTCTTTTATAATACCGATAAAAAAGACAAGATAGCTCATGGCCTTCAAGAAGTGATTGATGGTGATAACTGGCTACCAAGAAAAGTGACCAATCAACTGCTGTTTTACTACCGTAATATGGTCAATACCAACACAACACCAACCAATGTCGACTTAACTATTCGAGAGATTCAGGTTATTCGTTGCCTTCAATCCGGCTCATCCAACACACAAATCGCCGATGACTTGTTCATTAGTGAGTTCACGGTCAAGTCTCACCTCTATCAAATATTCCGTAAGTTAGCGGTTAAAAATAGAGTCCAAGCCATCGCTTGGGCTAACCAGAACCTACTTGCATAA
- a CDS encoding single-stranded DNA-binding protein, translating into MASRGVNKVILVGNLGNDPEIRYMPNGGAVANITIATSESWRDKATGEQREKTEWHRVALFGKLAEVAGEYLRKGSQVYIEGQLQTRKWQDQSGQDRYTTEVVVQGFNGVMQMLGGRAQGGMGNNQQQGGWGQPQQPQQPQQQQQQYSAPAQQQKAPQQQAPQQAQPQYNEPPMDFDDDIPF; encoded by the coding sequence ATGGCTAGCCGTGGAGTTAACAAAGTTATATTAGTGGGTAACCTAGGTAATGACCCAGAAATTCGTTACATGCCTAATGGCGGCGCGGTAGCGAACATTACCATTGCAACGTCAGAGTCATGGCGTGATAAAGCAACTGGCGAACAGCGTGAAAAAACAGAATGGCACCGTGTTGCTCTGTTTGGCAAGCTAGCTGAAGTTGCTGGTGAGTACCTACGTAAAGGTTCTCAAGTTTACATTGAAGGTCAACTTCAAACTCGTAAATGGCAAGATCAAAGCGGTCAAGATCGCTACACAACTGAAGTGGTTGTTCAAGGCTTCAATGGTGTAATGCAAATGCTTGGCGGCCGTGCTCAAGGTGGTATGGGTAACAACCAACAGCAAGGTGGTTGGGGTCAACCACAACAGCCACAACAGCCACAACAGCAGCAGCAACAATATAGTGCTCCTGCTCAACAGCAGAAAGCACCTCAACAACAAGCTCCTCAGCAGGCTCAACCTCAATATAATGAGCCACCGATGGATTTTGATGATGACATCCCATTTTAA